One Agrococcus jenensis genomic region harbors:
- the araA gene encoding L-arabinose isomerase, whose amino-acid sequence MTSIIPDPTTRTVWFLTGSQGLYGEETLAQVAAQSQEVAALLADADEIPVTVEWRPVLTSQDAIRRAALEANADDSVVGVIAWMHTFSPAKMWIAGLEALAKPMLHLHTQHNVALPWDEIDFDFMNLNQAAHGDREFGYLAARLGVPRTIVVGHASAPRVRAEIGTWSRAALGTAAVRSLKVARFGDNMRFVAVTEGDKTEAEIRLGTQINTWGVNELADAVAAADDAAVAALVDEYVASYDVADELLPGGERHESLRDGARIEVGLRDFLEAGGFGAFTTSFEDLGSLPQLPGLAVQRLMADGYGFGAEGDWKTAILVHAAAHMGAGLPGGASLMEDYTYHLVEGEEVILGAHMLEVSPSLTTSRPRLEVHPLGIGGKDDPVRLVFTADAGPAVVVALSDMRERFRMTANAVENVALPQPMPKLPVGHAVWRPAPDLATSATAWLTAGAAHHTVMSTQVGIDAFREFARQSGIEFLAIDETTTKDGFEREVRWNAAYHRLAQGLG is encoded by the coding sequence GTGACCAGCATCATCCCCGACCCGACGACGCGGACCGTCTGGTTCCTCACCGGCAGCCAGGGGCTGTACGGCGAGGAGACGCTCGCGCAGGTCGCGGCCCAGTCGCAGGAGGTCGCGGCGCTCCTCGCGGACGCCGACGAGATCCCCGTGACGGTCGAGTGGCGCCCGGTGCTGACCTCGCAGGACGCGATCCGCCGCGCCGCGCTCGAGGCGAACGCCGACGACTCCGTGGTCGGCGTGATCGCCTGGATGCACACCTTCAGCCCGGCGAAGATGTGGATCGCCGGCCTCGAGGCGCTCGCGAAGCCGATGCTGCACCTGCACACGCAGCACAACGTGGCGCTGCCGTGGGACGAGATCGACTTCGACTTCATGAACCTGAACCAGGCGGCGCACGGCGACCGCGAGTTCGGCTACCTCGCCGCGCGCCTCGGCGTGCCGCGCACGATCGTCGTGGGCCACGCCTCGGCGCCCCGCGTCCGCGCCGAGATCGGCACCTGGTCGCGCGCCGCGCTCGGCACCGCCGCCGTGCGCTCGCTCAAGGTCGCGCGCTTCGGCGACAACATGCGATTCGTCGCCGTCACCGAGGGCGACAAGACCGAGGCCGAGATCCGCCTCGGCACCCAGATCAACACGTGGGGCGTCAACGAGCTCGCGGATGCCGTCGCCGCGGCCGACGACGCCGCGGTCGCCGCGCTCGTCGACGAGTACGTCGCGAGCTACGACGTCGCCGACGAGCTGCTCCCCGGTGGTGAGCGGCACGAGTCGCTGCGCGACGGCGCCCGCATCGAGGTGGGCCTGCGCGACTTCCTCGAGGCCGGCGGATTCGGCGCCTTCACGACCAGCTTCGAGGACCTCGGCTCGCTGCCGCAGCTGCCCGGGCTCGCGGTGCAGCGCCTGATGGCCGACGGCTACGGCTTCGGCGCGGAGGGCGACTGGAAGACGGCGATCCTCGTGCACGCGGCCGCGCACATGGGCGCCGGGCTGCCGGGCGGCGCGAGCCTCATGGAGGACTACACGTACCACCTGGTCGAGGGCGAGGAGGTGATCCTGGGCGCGCACATGCTCGAGGTGAGCCCCAGCCTCACGACCTCGCGCCCGCGACTCGAGGTGCACCCGCTCGGCATCGGCGGCAAGGACGACCCGGTACGGCTCGTCTTCACGGCCGACGCCGGCCCGGCCGTCGTCGTCGCGCTCAGCGACATGCGCGAGCGGTTCCGGATGACCGCCAACGCGGTCGAGAACGTCGCGCTGCCGCAGCCGATGCCGAAGCTCCCGGTCGGGCACGCCGTGTGGCGCCCCGCGCCGGACCTGGCGACCTCCGCCACCGCCTGGCTCACCGCCGGCGCCGCCCATCACACCGTCATGTCGACGCAGGTCGGCATCGACGCCTTCCGCGAGTTCGCCCGCCAGTCCGGCATCGAGTTCCTCGCCATCGACGAGACCACCACGAAGGACGGCTTCGAGCGCGAGGTGCGCTGGAACGCCGCCTACCACCGACTCGCACAGGGCCTCGGCTGA